From Triticum aestivum cultivar Chinese Spring chromosome 4A, IWGSC CS RefSeq v2.1, whole genome shotgun sequence, a single genomic window includes:
- the LOC123085111 gene encoding uncharacterized protein, producing the protein MLRMESVDSPSPRCYAQHQQNDGEPKDHKSTSKRQSHSTEIPCSLVQEVQHLEKRLNDQFAMRRALEKALGHKPCAINLSRDCYIPKPAEKLIKEIAVLELEVICLEQHLLTLYRQAFDQQLCSTVSACDMERRNRQSTRSFSGTLSETSAHDFSTPKKQQLVQSSRMVQARRSTTAALNTEPGISRHNDSKTIIGRSHSSLLPCSICSARVSPSANNLARALKPCHTSPLTFVEEGKCMDTSVVSLADILGTRIADHVPQTPNKISEDMIKCIAGIYIRLRDVSAVQRSFFPSPCSSFSSASGISSKFTGDIWSPRCRKESFIEAWQDSSFSSSDLGQQCDSVIEVSALCKGAQRSADVKDMLCKYKSLVQLLETVDLGGMKNEEKLAFWINVHNAMMMHAHVEYGIPQSNSKRMLLTKVSYIINGQRVNAELIEYQILCCRVHSSGQWFRLLLYPRWKPRDKDELQGFAVDRPEPLVHFALSSGSHSDPVVRLYSPKRVFQQLEAAKEEFIRGNVGVRGSGRGRSRVILPKVLESYARDAGLAAQELLRVVEPCLPEGLRAAVRQQGRPRGGGGGGVEWRPHNMAFRYALARELVAVGSPAGVPQAVTPLVARSHEP; encoded by the exons GGAGAGCGTGGATTCGCCCTCTCCGAGGTGCTATGCTCAGCATCAACAG AATGATGGGGAACCGAAGGACCATAAGAGCACCAGTAAAAGGCAGTCACACAGCACTGAGATTCCATGCTCTTTGGTACAAGAG GTCCAGCACCTTGAGAAGCGACTAAATGATCAATTTGCCATGCGGCGCGCTCTAGAGAAAGCATTAGGTCACAAGCCCTGTGCTATCAATTTATCGAGAGACTGCTACATTCCAAAG CCAGCCGAGAAGCTCATAAAGGAGATTGCGGTACTGGAGCTAGAAGTCATATGCTTGGAGCAGCATCTCCTGACGCTCTACCGGCAGGCCTTTGACCAACAATTGTGCAGCACGGTTTCTGCTTGTGACATGGAGAGAAGAAACAGGCAATCGACAAGGTCGTTTTCCGGCACACTCTCTGAAACTTCGGCGCACGATTTCTCAACCCCAAAGAAGCAACAGTTGGTGCAGTCCAGCCGCATGGTTCAGGCACGCAGGTCGACAACGGCAGCGCTTAATACTGAACCCGGCATTTCACGGCACAATGACAGCAAGACCATTATCGGGCGCAGCCATTCCTCGCTCCTGCCGTGTTCCATCTGCTCGGCTAGAGTATCTCCTTCAGCGAACAATCTCGCTAGAGCTCTTAAACCATGTCATACCTCGCCTCTAACGTTCGTTGAG GAGGGCAAGTGCATGGATACCAGTGTTGTGAGCTTAGCAGATATCCTGGGTACCAGGATTGCAGATCATGTCCCTCAAACACCTAACAAGATATCCGAGGACATGATCAAATGCATTGCTGGCATATACATCAGGCTCAGAGATGTTAGCGCCGTGCAACGCTCCTTCTTCCCCTCACCATGCTCGTCCTTTTCATCGGCGAGTGGGATCTCTTCCAAATTTACTGGGGATATATGGAGCCCCAGATGCAGGAAAGAGAGCTTCATCGAGGCATGGCAGGACAGCTCATTCAGTTCAAGTGATTTGGGCCAGCAATGTGATTCTGTAATTGAGGTGTCTGCTCTCTGCAAGGGGGCTCAGAGGTCTGCCGATGTGAAAGACATGTTGTGTAAATACAA ATCACTTGTTCAGCTGCTAGAAACGGTTGATCTCGGTGGAATGAAGAATGAAGAAAAGCTCGCTTTCTGGATCAATGTGCACAATGCCATGATGATGCAT GCTCATGTTGAATACGGGATCCCGCAGAGCAACAGCAAGAGAATGCTGCTTACCAAG GTATCCTACATCATCAATGGCCAGCGGGTGAACGCAGAGTTGATCGAGTACCAGATCTTGTGCTGCCGAGTACACTCTTCCGGACAG TGGTTCAGGCTGCTCCTGTACCCGAGATGGAAGCCCAGGGACAAGGACGAGCTGCAGGGGTTCGCCGTCGACCGGCCGGAGCCTCTGGTGCACTTCGCGCTGTCCTCCGGGAGCCACTCGGATCCAGTG GTGCGGCTGTACAGCCCGAAGCGGGTGTTCCAGCAGCTGGAGGCGGCCAAGGAGGAGTTCATCCGGGGCAACGTGGGCGTGCGCGGGTCGGGGCGCGGCAGGAGCAGGGTGATCCTGCCCAAGGTGCTCGAGTCGTACGCTCGGGACGCCGGGCTGGCCGCGCAGGAGCTGCTGCGCGTGGTGGAGCCGTGCCTCCCGGAGGGCCTCCGGGCGGCGGTGCGGCAGCAGGGGAggccgcgcggcggcggcggcggcggcgtggagtgGAGGCCCCACAACATGGCCTTCAGGTACGCGCTGGCGCGGGAGCTGGTGGCGGTCGGGTCCCCGGCCGGCGTGCCGCAGGCGGTGACGCCTTTGGTTGCACGATCCCATGAgccatga